From the genome of Perca flavescens isolate YP-PL-M2 chromosome 1, PFLA_1.0, whole genome shotgun sequence, one region includes:
- the LOC114556552 gene encoding ras association domain-containing protein 7 produces the protein MELKVWVEGAVRVVCGLSLKTSCQDVVIALAQAIGQTGRYILIFKIRGTERQLVADDCPLQHLAQLGQLASEVQFILRRTGPSLSDSRDTPKTKRRFPLPQPSEPEPLKRNEPHKALTFSLGPSTHPKRTKPSRAWSPSPRDSPQPRASPVSFLDPVNPVEAIPPSSSKEEMFRQILQQQYRLQDLEIQLHALERETEVLERASSSATVAGLTPVPEGELEKLEQRLRQNEADLMYSEHWEEQLQEELDREQEMHRRLHQIHSSMDDDSRRIKELQARSEHLQQDIEHRAHRQRSRASARQPEEALRPLEQELLFRLQQGEELDATLSETQRVRQTTEEKLQDRWKTVEDLNMELRQCKLQQFIQQTGSPNADQTNFLPVPEVYLSSAGPHELEVL, from the exons ATGGAGCTGAAGGTGTGGGTGGAGGGCGCAGTCAGAGTGGTCTGTGGCCTATCACTGAAAACTTCCTGCCAGGATGTCGTCATAGCTCTTGCACAAGCGATTG GTCAGACCGGTCGTTACATTCTTATCTTCAAGATACGAGGCACTGAGAGACAGCTGGTTGCTGACGACTGCCCTCTTCAGCATCTGGCTCAGCTGGGACAGCTGGCGTCAGAGGTCCAGTTCATTCTGCGGAGGACAGGTCCCAGCCTCAGTGACAGTCGAGACACACCCAAAACAAAAAGACGTTTTCCCCTTCCCCAACCATCAGAACCCGAGCCCCTCAAACGCAATGAGCCACACAAGGCTCTCACCTTCAGTCTGGGCCCCTCAACACATCCCAAGAGGACCAAACCAAGCAGGGCCTGGTCTCCGTCACCACGAGACTCCCCACAACCCAGAGCTTCCCCTGTCTCTTTCCTAGACCCTGTCAACCCTGTGGAGGCAATTCCCCCTTCCTCCTCCAAAGAGGAGATGTTTAGGCAGATTCTGCAGCAGCAGTATAGGCTGCAAGACCTGGAGATTCAGCTTCACGctctggagagagagacagaggtgtTGGAGCGAGCGAGCTCGTCTGCCACAGTTGCTGGTCTGACTCCGGTCCCCGAAGGTGAACTGGAGAAACTGGAGCAGCGTCTGAGGCAGAACGAGGCAGATTTGATGTACAGCGAGCATTGGGAGGAGCAGTTACAGGAAGAGCTGGACAGAGAACAAG AAATGCATAGACGTCTACACCAGATACACTCATCAATGGATGATGACAGTCGTCGGATCAAGGAGCTCCAAGCGCGTTCTGAACATCTACAACAGGACATAGAGCACAGAGCCCACAGACAAAGGTCTCGGGCGAGTGCTCGGCAGCCAGAAGAGGCCCTGAGGCCTCTGGAGCAGGAGCTCCTCTTCCGCCTGCAGCAGGGAGAGGAACTGGACGCAACActgtcagagacacagagggtCCGACAAACTACGGAGGAAAAGCTGCAG GACAGATGGAAGACGGTGGAGGATCTGAACATGGAGCTGAGACAGTGTAAGCTGCAGCAGTTTATCCAGCAGACCGGCAGTCCAAACGCAGACCAGACTAACTTTCTGCCTGTCCCTGAAGTTTACCTCAGCAGCGCGG
- the LOC114546794 gene encoding up-regulator of cell proliferation-like: MTTMNTEGKEPAVLFNFLSKVGLEKYYPNKLTLRSLLEINKNSIHEEAVSSVEDIPWGFLRKLFKLNSECRSYTQLSDNDDNDDDDDDDDDLDTLDDPAEDSKVNPLDLIVALFLCADSFLQQELALKMSMCQFSAPLMLPHANNSQTTMMLWALRDIVKEWRPHDLSESRGFVEDNIIQADIPFYFFVRLKNCSLSKSQCLNHVLSLGQSNNNMFIHRDMEGGALKRNIANGLVEVCWYLPSGTENLDKFPKPVAFANLRGDICESRTQFIFLYQVSTATFVFLDKVEEEEHKSLTSLQDVKSKLFFVVNRKEGNATEDMMSVKKIQKELDLPKTSIKIKDPKINVAEFSKKLCSAIKKSVKDVKTTRSIANMLDKAVELGLSVDERTSDDQRKAAEEIVEGIGVRRIPDYKKIQLPLQGDKWKSLSKLEKEECRMKDTGASGLEDYKSNLQAEKLNIREWQSKQKLSKGIKSFIENLSTRDKEKRDYFLKWMKLKLNSHSRDKLTDLRNKFKEQCKKTDAKLIAELDQALLDSSLGLEHYMREMGLIYEISLQSQNTADKMSCLPGLAAEMLLDGYPLELLDGDASNIPERWVTDVLMELHRKVGEKSRLLVLTVLGVQSSGKSTLLNTMFGVQFPVSSGRCTRGAYMLFLRVSEDMQCHLNCDFILLIDTEGLKSSDLAQLEDSYEHDNQLATFVIGLSDVTIINIAMENSTEMKDILQIATHAFLRMKEIGKKPVCHFVHQNVGGVSAHTKNLTERKHFLDQLNEMTLIAAEMEKKPDIKAFTDVLNYDMEKNNWNIPGLWHGTPPMAPVNTGYSEAVAGLKKNLLETGKGDKSDEVSQIPEFLEWMRSLWKAVKYENFIFSFRNTLVAHVYDNLDKEFSEWEWEFRKEILSWQTAAELEIKNADNESQVEIWNRLVESKKFEVLDKIAAQQKITNEKLSDYYKRKDSNVHLIEKYKIDFLHRIKSLVNEVKKSVGNYLDEALKLKIGLKEAQDIRRKSRGVIEERVMELLNRCKTTTPSDEQLGDEFEKMWAKATENIPGLKEREISACILTQLRKHFSNQNVNEKLQKIVELKNLGMGKFKTTKDHLGSIWDKVKSLWDTDLQSFADSVIKISTQFILDKTKTNGDYHDSFTKELLEKIDENLKQNYKHYNTNTQFEIDLKLHICGIASREFLKMHQKFMSDNNPRSQLEKYKNQYLLDFIDLYKKRDDCQRKADDFVRCCIKPAVDEYINTYLGINIVDEISTSYSTRSLFQYNIQEELLQKGEFESFVKYICTYEIYVKDWIFQHILQNMSKDKTLCKLKSKNLQVIVKKITEATERASKGEDGVLLPDNQESITQLIDNMRTYLIKDISISVEAEKTSLFQIQSTCHPFTKSLSKSLGELKEQLQEEFSNSEDITETLNKLPIKPQDELFKRMFGCGQQCPFCKVPCEAGGKEHEKHHAAVHRPQGLGRYRHVDTEKLVPTLCTTSVHSDRKFRNTETKGEWHPYKNYTTYYPDWHIPPDSTFEASDYWKYVLVQYNERFAQEYKAKPADVPEAWRRITKEQALKGLKDAFNIK; the protein is encoded by the exons ATGACTACCATGAACACTGAAGGAAAAGAACCTGCAG TCCTATTCAACTTCCTCTCCAAAGTTGGACTGGAGAAATATTATCCTAACAAACTCACTCTTCGGTCTCTCTTGGAGATCAACAAAAACAGCATACATGAAGAAGCTGTCTCATCTGTGGAGGACATACCATGGGGTTTTCTCAGAAAACTATTTAAACTCAATTCTGAATGCAGGAGCTATACACAGTTATCAGacaatgatgataatgatgatgatgatgatgatgatgacgacctTGACACTTTAGATGACCCTGCAGAGGATAGTAAGGTCAACCCTCTCGACCTCATAGTAGCACTCTTCCTTTGTGCTGACAGCTTCTTGCAACAGGAACTGGCCCTCAAGATGTCAATGTGCCAGTTTTCTGCCCCACTGATGTTGCCCCATGCCAATAACAGCCAGACTACCATGATGCTTTGGGCTCTGAGAGACATCGTCAAAGAGTGGCGTCCACATGATTTGTCTGAATCAAGAGGGTTTGTTGAAGACAACATTATCCAAGCAGATATTCCATTCTACTTCTTTGTCAGGCTGAAAAACTGCAGTTTATCCAAGTCCCAGTGTTTGAATCATGTTCTCAGCCTTGGTCAGTCCAACAACAATATGTTCATACACAGAGATATGGAAGGTGGAGCACTTAAAAGAAACATTGCAAATGGTTTAGTAGAGGTTTGCTGGTACCTTCCCAGTGGTACTGAAAATCTTGACAAATTCCCAAAACCAGTTGCGTTTGCTAATTTGCGAGGAGACATTTGTGAGTCACGCACACAGTTCATTTTTCTTTATCAAGTGTCAACTGCTACCTTTGTATTCCTGGACAAAGTTGAAGAAGAAGAGCACAAGAGTCTGACTTCTCTTCAAGATGTGAAATCCAAACTGTTCTTCGTTGTTAACCGCAAGGAGGGGAATGCTACAGAGGATATGATGTCTGTCaagaaaatacagaaagaaTTAGACCTACCAAAGACCAGTATAAAAATCAAAGATCCAAAGATAAATGTAGCAGAGTTTTCAAAGAAACTTTGTTCAGCCATCAAGAAATCTGTCAAAGatgtaaaaacaacaagaagCATTGCAAATATGCTTGACAAAGCTGTTGAACTTGGTCTGTCTGTGGATGAACGCACAAGTGACGACCAAAGGAAGGCAGCTGAGGAGATTGTGGAAGGAATCGGAGTGCGACGAATACCAGACTACAAGAAAATACAACTTCCTTTGCAAGGAGATAAATGGAAAAGTTTATCGAAGTTAGAGAAGGAGGAATGTAGGATGAAAGACACTGGTGCCTCAGGCCTCGAAGACTATAAATCTAATCTACAGGCAGAAAAACTAAATATCAGAGAGTGGCAAAGCAAACAAAAATTGTCAAAAGGAATTAAGAGTTTTATTGAAAACTTATCcacaagagacaaagaaaaaagagatTATTTCCTTAAGTGGATGAAGTTGAAGTTGAATTCACATTCTCGGGACAAACTGACTGATCTGCGTAACAAATTTAAAGAGCAATGCAAGAAAACGGATGCTAAACTCATTGCAGAGCTGGATCAAGCTTTGCTAGATAGCTCTTTAGGACTAGAGCATTACATGAGAGAGATGGGGCTGATCTATGAGATTTCATTGCAGTCACAAAACACTGCTGATAAAATGTCTTGTCTCCCTGGTTTGGCTGCTGAAATGCTGTTGGATGGATATCCTTTAGAGCTCTTAGATGGAGATGCTTCTAACATCCCAGAGAGATGGGTGACAGATGTGCTAATGGAGCTTCACAGGAAGGTCGGAGAGAAGAGCAGACTGTTGGTACTGACGGTGTTGGGTGTTCAAAGTAGTGGGAAGTCAACACTCCTCAACACCATGTTTGGTGTGCAGTTTCCTGTCAGCAGTGGCAGATGCACAAGAGGAGCTTATATGCTCTTCCTCAGAGTAAGTGAGGATATGCAATGCCATCTGAACTGTGACTTTATACTTCTCATTGACACAGAAGGTCTTAAGTCTTCTGATTTGGCACAACTAGAGGACAGTTATGAGCATGACAACCAGCTGGCAACCTTTGTGATTGGCTTAAGTGATGTCACCATTATCAACATCGCAATGGAGAACTCAACAGAAATGAAAGATATCCTGCAAATTGCAACTCATGCATTCTTGAGAATGAAGGAAATTGGTAAAAAGCCAGTTTGTCATTTTGTGCACCAGAATGTTGGTGGAGTCTCAGCTCATACCAAGAATCtgacagaaagaaaacattttttggaCCAGCTCAACGAAATGACTCTAATTGCAGCCGAAATGGAGAAGAAGCCTGATATAAAAGCTTTCACAGATGTGCTGAACTATgacatggaaaaaaacaactggaACATCCCAGGACTCTGGCATGGGACCCCACCGATGGCACCAGTAAACACAGGTTACAGTGAAGCTGTAGCaggtttaaagaaaaatctcTTGGAGACAGGGAAAGGAGACAAAAGCGATGAAGTCTCACAGATTCCAGAGTTTCTAGAATGGATGAGAAGTCTCTGGAAAGCAGTCAAATATGAGAACTTCATcttcagtttcagaaacactCTTGTGGCTCATGTGTACGACAACCTTGACAAAGAGTTCAGTGAATGGGAATGGGAGTTCAGGAAAGAGATTCTCTCCTGGCAGACAGCAGCAGAGTTGGAAATCAAAAATGCTGACAATGAATCTCAGGTGGAAATTTGGAACAGATTGGTTGAGTCAAAAAAATTTGAGGTGTTGGACAAAATAGCAGCCCAGCAAAAAATAACGAACGAGAAACTCAGTGACTActacaaaagaaaagacagtaatGTACATTTGATAGAGAAATACAAAATAGACTTTCTCCACAGAATCAAGAGTCTTGTAAATGAGGTCAAAAAATCTGTGGGTAATTACTTGGATGAGGCCCTTAAACTGAAAATCGGTTTAAAAGAGGCTCAGGACATACGGAGGAAATCCAGAGGCGTGATTGAAGAGCGGGTCATGGAACTACTGAATCGCTGCAAAACCACCACACCGTCCGATGAACAGCTGGGAGATGAGTTTGAAAAGATGTGGGCTAAAGCTACTGAAAATATACCTGGCCTGAAAGAACGAGAAATCTCTGCATGTATTCTCACacaactgagaaaacatttctCAAATCAGAATGTAAATGAAAAATTGCAAAAGATTGTTGAGCTAAAGAACTTAGGGATGGGTAAATTTAAGACCACAAAAGACCATCTTGGCAGCATTTGGGATAAGGTTAAATCTCTGTGGGATACAGATTTACAGAGTTTTGCAGACAGTGTGATTAAGATTTCCACACAGTTTATTCTtgataaaacaaagacaaatggAGATTACCATGACTCTTTCACAAAAGAACTTTTGGAGAAAATAGATGAAAACCTTAAACAGAACtacaaacactacaacacaaatacacagtttGAGATTGACCTGAAACTTCATATTTGTGGCATTGCCTCGAGGGAATTCTTAAAAATGCACCAAAAATTCATGTCTGACAATAATCCAAGAAGTCAGCTGGAGAAGTACAAGAATCAGTACTTGTtggattttattgatttatacAAAAAGAGAGATGATTGCCAACGCAAAGCAGATGATTTTGTCAGATGTTGTATCAAACCTGCTGTAGATGAGTATATCAATACATATCTGGGAATAAACATTGTAGATGAGATTTCGACAAGTTACAGTACACGCTCCTTATTCCAGTACAACATTCAGGAAGAGTTGCTGCAAAAGGGAGAGTTTGAGAGTTTTGTCAAGTACATTTGTACGTATGAAATTTATGTTAAAGATTGGATATTTCAACACATTCTGCAAAACATGTCAAAAGACAAAACTTTGTGCAAACTGAAGAGTAAGAATCTGCAGGtcatagttaaaaaaataacagaagCAACAGAACGAGCCTCAAAAGGAGAGGATGGTGTTCTGCTTCCAGATAACCAGGAAAGCATCACACAGCTCATCGACAACATGCGCACATATTTGATCAAAGACATCTCAATTTCAGTGGAGGCTGAAAAAACCTCCTTGTTTCAAATCCAAAGCACATGTCATCCATTTACAAAGAGCCTCAGTAAATCATTGGGTGAATTAAAGGAACAGCTGCAGGAGGAATTCTCAAACTCTGAAGACATCACTGAGACTCTGAACAAACTTCCAATCAAACCCCAAGATGAGCTTTTCAAGCGGATGTTTGGCTGTGGACAACAATGTCCATTTTGTAAAGTTCCTTGTGAGGCTGGAGGCAAAGAACACGAGAAACATCATGCAGCTGTTCATCGGCCACAAGGTCTTGGTAGATACAGGCATGTGGACACTGAGAAGCTGGTTCCAACACTGTGTACAACAAGTGTGCACAGTGACCGTAAattcagaaacacagaaactaaAGGGGAGTGGCATCCTTATAAGAACTACACCACATACTATCCAGACTGGCACATTCCTCCTGACTCCACCTTCGAGGCATCAGACTACTGGAAGTATGTCCTGGTTCAATACAATGAAAGATTTGCTCAAGAATACAAAGCCAAACCAGCTGATGTTCCAGAGGCCTGGAGGAGAATCACAAAGGAACAAGCTCTGAAGGGATTAAAAGATGCCTTCAATATAAAGTGA